GCATTTGTTGACTCACAAAGAGCACTGTCCCGGCGACATCTCCTCGTGCCCGCATGTCGAAAATGAACAAGGCTGCAGAGAATCCGGAGGGACCAGCTTTTCCGTTCTGTTCAGAGGTCCTCATATGCAAAACTGAAGTGTGCCGTTATTCTTTGCACGGCTTTTCTTACGCATCCTCTTTGCTCAAGATGCTCAATCTGAAAAAACCGGGATTCCCGAAGGCCCTTATTGTGCCGGCAAGTTTCTTAAAGATTTACTGCCACTTGTTTGCGAAACCTGGACCAGTGGAATCGAGAATTTCTCCACGATCATTTCAAGTGTTCGCAAGAGCCCGGGGCGATTGCTCTTCTTCTTTCGTTTATGGCGACAACTATCTATTATTGTAACAATTCCTTTGTGTTTTTGCACGTATGTCACTAAATCTGTTTGGGAATTTCTGGATAAAACGGAAACCGTGCACGAAATTCCATACTGCTTCGCGCATCGCAAGTTCATGATTTCATAAGCATTTATATCGGCAGAGCCGTTGTCATCAATGAGCGCGAGCACTTCCAGGGAAGCTTTCATTCTGAGACACAGATTCACGGCATAATCGAAGGCATCGGATCCATTTTCAGGATCGTCCAGAACCAATAATACGGCTTTAGAGGGTGTTGATGCAGGGACAATTTCCAGAGCCGTATCGAATTCACCTGCTTCAGCGAACGCGGCTGCAGCCCAATGAGTCTCTGCTTGGTCTATGAGATCTTCATTTGGCTTGCATTCCAGAGATTCTTGCTCTGGGGCGCGTGCGCTTTGCGCGCTATCTTCGTTATCGAAATATTCAAGGGCAGTTTCATGCTCGCCGGCTTCTGCAAAAGTAATGGCATTGAGCATTTTTTCCAGCTTCTTCTTCATTCTCTTCATGGGGCCTCCTATGCGGAGCTGTAACAATTTTCATGCCATTTTGGATTTGTTCAGAACATGGCGGAATACGAAGTTTTCTTTAAATCGTCTCATCAGGTTGGCTGTGTCGGTTTGCAACAAATATCGGCCATCATTCCGAAAACAAACCAAAAATCGGGCAACTGCTCGGATGTTACATGGATGGGCGTTTCTGTTGCAGTATGCAACGCCTGCTTTCCTTTCCGGTGGCAATCATTCACCTGCATGTTACACAAAAG
The sequence above is a segment of the Desulfomonile tiedjei DSM 6799 genome. Coding sequences within it:
- a CDS encoding universal stress protein: MKRMKKKLEKMLNAITFAEAGEHETALEYFDNEDSAQSARAPEQESLECKPNEDLIDQAETHWAAAAFAEAGEFDTALEIVPASTPSKAVLLVLDDPENGSDAFDYAVNLCLRMKASLEVLALIDDNGSADINAYEIMNLRCAKQYGISCTVSVLSRNSQTDLVTYVQKHKGIVTIIDSCRHKRKKKSNRPGLLRTLEMIVEKFSIPLVQVSQTSGSKSLRNLPAQ